Proteins co-encoded in one Metabacillus sp. KUDC1714 genomic window:
- a CDS encoding ABC transporter substrate-binding protein — MKKTIVVMIVLLFSIGLAACSNEEKSSNQNNGKQVELTFATWGSPAEFEVLQKAVDKFNEEHEDIHVKDIIGIPWANYNQTITTRLQGGEAPDVFYVNGQNISNLIETKSILPINDFMESSESYVKVDEYPKDIWGPSDKDGIKYGFSVDSNPIVMYYNKKVFEEAGVKTPQEYFDEGKWNWDAMEEVTSQLVEAGKYGFVQDPAHNAMLNWVWANGGEFAVDGEVVVQNDPKAKEAFEFVNKMIESGNFVSGGTLPEGQGSDAMFMSNQVGMIGGGRWYSPGFKEANVEYDYIPWPSNTENKLEPAEIATAFLSVNSDTEHKEAALKFASYYSSEIGQEVRLKGQGNAVPSVLGLDHLITDSPETEHAKYLLDARNIGRVVDFAVSIPGLNDELNSIYQLFMLGDLTVDETINQLTETSQKMVAENKE, encoded by the coding sequence GTGAAGAAAACAATAGTAGTTATGATTGTTTTATTATTTTCAATAGGATTAGCAGCTTGTAGTAATGAGGAAAAAAGCAGCAATCAAAATAATGGAAAACAAGTAGAACTAACTTTTGCAACTTGGGGAAGTCCAGCAGAATTTGAAGTTTTACAAAAAGCAGTAGATAAATTTAATGAAGAACATGAGGACATCCATGTAAAAGATATAATTGGTATCCCATGGGCGAACTATAATCAAACAATTACGACTAGATTACAAGGTGGAGAAGCTCCGGACGTTTTTTATGTGAATGGACAAAACATTTCAAATTTAATTGAAACAAAATCTATACTACCGATTAATGATTTTATGGAGAGTTCTGAATCCTATGTAAAGGTTGATGAATACCCGAAAGATATCTGGGGCCCGTCAGATAAAGATGGCATCAAATATGGATTCTCTGTAGATTCTAATCCAATTGTTATGTACTATAACAAAAAAGTATTTGAAGAAGCTGGAGTAAAAACGCCTCAGGAGTACTTTGATGAAGGGAAATGGAATTGGGATGCTATGGAGGAAGTTACGAGTCAATTAGTTGAGGCAGGAAAGTATGGATTTGTACAGGACCCTGCACACAATGCAATGTTGAATTGGGTATGGGCTAATGGTGGAGAATTTGCAGTTGATGGTGAGGTCGTAGTTCAAAATGATCCGAAGGCTAAAGAAGCATTTGAATTTGTTAATAAAATGATTGAAAGCGGTAACTTTGTATCGGGTGGTACCCTTCCTGAAGGACAAGGGTCAGATGCGATGTTTATGTCTAATCAAGTAGGGATGATTGGCGGTGGACGTTGGTATTCACCAGGTTTCAAAGAGGCTAATGTTGAGTACGATTATATACCTTGGCCATCAAATACCGAGAATAAATTGGAACCAGCAGAAATTGCAACCGCATTCCTATCAGTTAATAGTGATACAGAGCATAAGGAAGCAGCTCTTAAGTTTGCATCTTACTATAGTTCAGAAATAGGACAAGAAGTACGTTTGAAAGGTCAAGGGAATGCAGTTCCATCTGTACTAGGACTCGATCATCTAATTACCGATAGTCCAGAGACGGAACATGCAAAATATTTGTTAGACGCGAGAAATATTGGTAGAGTAGTTGATTTTGCGGTTAGTATACCTGGATTAAATGATGAATTAAATTCTATTTATCAATTGTTTATGCTAGGTGACCTAACTGTAGATGAAACAATAAATCAGTTAACGGAAACTAGCCAAAAAATGGTTGCTGAAAATAAAGAATAA
- a CDS encoding carbohydrate ABC transporter permease, with translation MHTNKTKWWGYFFIGPQLIGMLAFSLIPLVSALVLSFMDWDGFNSAKFVSLSNYIDQLSNDNFITALINTAYYTLLVVPVGIALALVVALGLNNVTGSNVYRVFYFMPVVTSSVSIGVIWMWLLNGDFGLINQLLSYVGIEGPNWLTDRKLVLPSIAMLSIWWGLGTNMVIFLAGLKGISKTFYEAADIDGASPLQKFRHITLPMLSPTTFFISITTIIGSFQVFDQTYVMTKGGPGKASYTVVYHIYDTAFGRFDFGASSAAAMILFIIILIFTLIQFLGSRKWVHYE, from the coding sequence ATGCACACAAATAAAACAAAATGGTGGGGTTATTTTTTTATAGGTCCACAACTCATTGGAATGTTGGCATTTTCATTAATTCCGCTCGTCTCTGCACTAGTGTTAAGTTTTATGGACTGGGACGGTTTTAACTCTGCAAAATTTGTTAGTTTATCCAATTATATAGATCAGTTAAGTAATGATAATTTTATAACTGCTTTAATCAATACCGCTTATTACACGCTTTTGGTAGTCCCAGTAGGGATAGCATTAGCTTTAGTTGTGGCTCTGGGATTAAATAATGTTACGGGAAGTAATGTATACAGAGTTTTTTACTTTATGCCTGTTGTCACAAGTTCAGTTTCTATAGGTGTCATTTGGATGTGGTTGTTGAACGGGGACTTTGGTTTAATTAATCAATTACTTTCTTATGTAGGTATAGAGGGCCCTAATTGGTTAACAGATAGAAAACTAGTCCTACCTTCCATTGCAATGTTAAGTATTTGGTGGGGATTGGGTACAAATATGGTGATATTTTTAGCTGGTCTAAAAGGGATTTCAAAAACCTTTTATGAAGCAGCAGATATTGATGGGGCAAGCCCTTTACAGAAATTTCGTCATATCACCTTACCAATGTTATCACCGACAACATTTTTTATTTCCATAACAACAATTATTGGTTCGTTCCAAGTGTTTGATCAAACGTATGTCATGACAAAAGGTGGACCAGGGAAAGCAAGCTATACCGTGGTTTATCACATTTATGATACCGCATTTGGTCGATTTGATTTTGGGGCAAGTTCAGCTGCAGCTATGATTCTTTTCATTATTATATTAATCTTTACCTTAATTCAGTTCTTGGGTTCAAGAAAGTGGGTTCATTATGAGTGA
- a CDS encoding carbohydrate ABC transporter permease → MLHLLLIIGAIVMSGPFIWMFLSAVKPLDQIFAVPPKWIPEPFVWSNFIDSLKAMPFGKAYFNSFYISIIVVASQILTCSMAAYGFAKIKFPGSKVLFILFLSTMMVPMQVTLIPLYLIMDAIGWLNTHASIIIPSALFNAFGVFLLRQFIMGIPKEMEEAAIIDGANPFQVYVKVILPLIKPSLAAFGIFSFIGVWNNFIQPLTFLSSQELYTVPLLLSYFKGLYVTNWALMMAGATISVIPILVVYIIAQRQIIEGITLTGVKG, encoded by the coding sequence ATGCTTCATCTTCTTTTAATCATTGGAGCTATTGTTATGTCTGGTCCATTTATATGGATGTTCTTAAGTGCTGTTAAACCATTAGATCAGATCTTTGCTGTACCACCGAAGTGGATACCAGAGCCGTTTGTCTGGAGTAATTTTATAGATTCATTAAAGGCAATGCCTTTTGGTAAAGCTTATTTTAATAGTTTTTATATCTCGATCATTGTAGTTGCTAGCCAAATATTGACTTGCTCAATGGCGGCATATGGGTTTGCGAAGATCAAATTTCCGGGTTCGAAAGTGTTATTTATTTTGTTTTTATCAACTATGATGGTTCCTATGCAAGTAACATTAATTCCGCTTTATTTAATAATGGATGCAATTGGATGGTTAAATACACATGCATCTATTATTATACCGAGTGCTTTATTTAACGCGTTTGGTGTATTTCTCCTACGTCAATTTATAATGGGCATTCCAAAAGAAATGGAAGAAGCAGCGATTATTGATGGTGCGAATCCATTTCAAGTGTATGTGAAGGTAATATTACCGTTAATTAAGCCATCATTGGCAGCGTTTGGGATATTTTCTTTTATTGGTGTTTGGAATAATTTTATTCAACCTTTAACCTTTTTAAGTAGCCAGGAGCTATATACTGTACCACTTCTGCTTAGTTATTTTAAAGGGCTTTATGTAACAAATTGGGCACTAATGATGGCTGGTGCTACTATTTCTGTCATACCTATTCTAGTAGTTTATATTATTGCTCAAAGACAGATTATTGAAGGGATAACACTCACAGGAGTAAAAGGTTAA
- a CDS encoding sugar ABC transporter substrate-binding protein, whose product MLKKLSFSLLIIFAVSMFLIVYISKTLSAEKPNVTVVLKGLNSEYWELMAAGARKGFEDFGINGKVIAPSDGSTVEEHDRFLEQVLMESPDSLIIAPIYPDNISSTLEEFVEQDIPVILLDTDVTWEDKTAYVGTDNVELGKRAGALLGSQLQPGNEVAILGVDTNSPVASDRIKGAKISLKSVGIEIVAEGVDVFSEPLQVKEDLKTILDEHPNLKGIIATNDGLALIVFHAIEDLGYKMPVIGADGINKMIELIEEEKLPGTVAQNPYDMGYLSVEAVMKVLNSENVERNIDSGIDIIINGNAKQRFEFQERVLR is encoded by the coding sequence ATGTTAAAAAAGCTATCTTTTTCTCTATTAATTATATTCGCAGTGTCTATGTTCTTAATAGTATATATATCTAAAACATTATCAGCTGAAAAACCAAATGTAACTGTTGTTTTAAAAGGTCTAAATTCTGAGTATTGGGAGCTAATGGCAGCCGGAGCAAGAAAAGGATTTGAGGATTTTGGTATAAATGGTAAAGTTATTGCTCCTTCTGATGGATCTACTGTTGAGGAGCATGATCGTTTTTTAGAACAAGTTCTTATGGAAAGTCCTGATAGCTTAATTATAGCTCCTATTTATCCGGATAATATTAGTTCTACGTTAGAAGAATTTGTAGAACAGGATATTCCAGTTATCTTACTAGATACAGATGTTACTTGGGAGGATAAAACCGCTTATGTTGGCACTGATAATGTTGAGTTAGGTAAAAGAGCGGGTGCGTTACTAGGTTCCCAACTACAGCCTGGAAATGAAGTTGCTATACTAGGAGTAGATACAAATAGTCCGGTAGCTTCTGACCGGATAAAAGGTGCTAAAATAAGTTTAAAGTCTGTAGGAATTGAAATTGTTGCAGAAGGAGTCGATGTTTTCTCTGAGCCTTTGCAAGTGAAAGAAGATTTGAAAACGATTTTAGACGAACACCCTAACCTTAAAGGAATTATCGCCACGAATGACGGACTAGCATTAATTGTTTTTCATGCTATTGAAGATCTGGGTTATAAAATGCCGGTCATTGGAGCGGATGGTATTAACAAAATGATTGAATTGATTGAAGAGGAAAAGCTGCCTGGGACAGTGGCACAAAATCCTTATGATATGGGATATTTAAGTGTCGAAGCCGTTATGAAGGTATTAAATAGTGAGAATGTTGAAAGAAATATCGATAGTGGAATCGATATCATCATTAATGGGAATGCAAAGCAACGGTTCGAATTTCAGGAGAGAGTGTTAAGGTAA
- a CDS encoding AraC family transcriptional regulator: MKRATSDFEKDPPSIQSYYEGTTLSNRKRGSYGFRFQDRSYKYLVNLWNIGWELQSSTDYCWDGNERDEIGKLIFQYTLSGTGKLEIEDQSYTLQKGQAFIVSIPSNHRYYFSGGSEPWEYIFLTLYGLEAEKAWSYITKRTGPILDIPPDSPLINSIFNIYKETRKENVKDAYYASALSYRFLMELIRFTKNNTNQDVIPTNIKKAITFMEDYLDRDLTLEDISEESNLSRYYFSKIFKEQVKVTPMQYLTQLRIKKSTYLLLQTNKTINEIAIEVGFKNGNYFNKVFKKSLGVSAGEFRKDNGHNFMDYIVTE, encoded by the coding sequence ATGAAACGAGCAACAAGTGATTTTGAAAAAGATCCTCCATCAATTCAAAGCTATTATGAAGGGACTACTTTGTCAAACCGAAAACGAGGATCCTATGGGTTTCGGTTTCAAGATAGATCCTATAAATATTTAGTTAACCTTTGGAATATCGGGTGGGAATTACAATCTTCAACTGATTATTGTTGGGATGGTAATGAACGTGATGAGATAGGGAAACTTATTTTTCAATATACACTATCTGGTACAGGGAAATTAGAAATAGAAGATCAATCATATACACTTCAAAAAGGACAAGCTTTTATAGTCTCAATCCCTAGTAATCACCGGTATTATTTCTCAGGTGGAAGTGAACCATGGGAATATATTTTTCTTACTCTATATGGTCTTGAAGCCGAAAAAGCATGGAGTTATATAACGAAAAGAACGGGACCGATACTAGACATACCTCCTGACTCCCCTCTAATAAACTCAATTTTTAATATTTATAAAGAAACAAGAAAAGAAAATGTTAAAGACGCTTACTATGCATCGGCTTTGAGCTATAGGTTTCTTATGGAATTAATTCGTTTTACAAAAAACAATACCAATCAAGATGTAATTCCAACAAATATTAAAAAGGCTATTACATTTATGGAAGACTATTTGGATCGTGACTTAACTTTGGAAGATATTTCTGAGGAAAGTAACTTATCAAGGTATTATTTTTCAAAAATATTTAAAGAGCAGGTAAAAGTAACTCCAATGCAATATTTAACGCAATTAAGAATAAAAAAATCTACGTATCTACTTTTGCAAACGAATAAGACAATTAATGAGATTGCTATTGAGGTTGGTTTTAAAAACGGAAACTATTTCAATAAAGTTTTTAAAAAGTCACTAGGAGTTTCTGCTGGTGAATTTAGGAAAGATAATGGTCATAATTTTATGGATTACATTGTTACGGAATAG
- a CDS encoding alpha-galactosidase, whose protein sequence is MAITFNNDTKTFHLKAKNTSYVMQIINDGYLAHLYWGKKINEYNYSNGVRYWDRGFSPNPVSSDRTFSLDTLPQEYPQFGNTDFRTPAYQIQLENGSTITDLRYQSHTIVKGKPSLDGLPATYVESESEAETLEIILFDKAIGLKVKLLYTAYNDLDVITRSVQLINEGNTNLKLLKAASVNVDFREHKFEMITLYGAHERERFVNRTGLRYGIQSIDSGRGTSSHQQNPFVALVKEDTREDHGDAYGVNLVYSGNFQASVEVDQFDCTRLTMGVNPFDFTWLLEAGEAFQTPEAIMVYSSQGLGHMSRTFHKLYRTRLCRGEFRDQTRPILINNWEATYFNFDEEKITEIARKGKDLGIELFVLDDGWFGKRDDDNTSLGDWFVDQNKLPNGLESLVENVRNMDMQFGLWFEPEMVSENSDLFREHPDWCIHVPDRLKSKGRNQLILDYSRKEVCDEIIDRVSAILASAPITYVKWDMNRHMTEAGSAALPAERQREVAHRYVLGVYRVMEEITSRFPHILFESCSGGGGRFDPGMLYYMPQTWTSDNTDAISRLKIQYGTSLVYPISSMGAHVSDVPNHQVNRVTSVEIRGHVAMSGNLGYELDLTKMTEEDQREVINQVNYYKEIRPLIQFGDFYRLLSPFEGNETAWMFVSEDKSEAVFAHFKVLDEGNSPFLSAKLQGLDPDKKYTIAELDESYYGDELMNVGINIPKVRGDFTSVMWRLKAE, encoded by the coding sequence ATGGCTATAACTTTTAACAACGATACTAAAACGTTTCATTTAAAAGCGAAAAATACAAGCTATGTTATGCAAATAATTAATGACGGCTATTTAGCTCATCTGTATTGGGGAAAGAAAATTAACGAATATAATTATTCGAATGGAGTACGATATTGGGACCGAGGATTCTCTCCTAACCCAGTATCGAGTGATCGCACATTTTCACTTGATACATTACCACAAGAATACCCGCAATTCGGAAATACAGACTTTCGAACACCAGCCTATCAAATACAATTAGAAAATGGCAGCACAATCACCGATCTACGCTATCAATCTCATACGATTGTAAAAGGTAAGCCATCACTTGATGGTCTTCCTGCTACGTATGTCGAGTCTGAATCAGAAGCTGAAACATTAGAAATCATCCTATTTGATAAAGCAATTGGGTTAAAAGTAAAGTTGCTTTACACAGCTTACAATGATCTAGATGTCATAACCCGTTCAGTTCAATTAATAAATGAAGGCAATACTAACTTGAAATTATTAAAAGCTGCTAGTGTGAATGTCGATTTTCGAGAGCATAAGTTTGAGATGATTACCCTTTACGGTGCTCATGAAAGAGAACGTTTTGTGAACCGTACGGGTTTACGATATGGGATTCAATCAATTGATAGCGGACGTGGAACGAGTAGTCATCAACAAAACCCGTTTGTCGCGTTAGTAAAAGAAGATACACGGGAAGATCACGGTGATGCTTATGGGGTCAATCTTGTTTACAGCGGCAATTTCCAAGCGTCTGTAGAGGTAGATCAATTTGATTGTACACGTCTAACAATGGGTGTGAATCCATTTGATTTTACTTGGTTGCTAGAAGCAGGTGAGGCATTCCAAACTCCTGAAGCTATCATGGTTTATTCATCTCAAGGTTTAGGACATATGTCTAGAACCTTCCATAAGCTTTACCGGACACGTCTTTGCCGAGGTGAGTTTAGAGACCAGACTCGTCCAATCTTAATCAATAACTGGGAAGCAACATACTTTAATTTTGATGAAGAGAAAATCACTGAAATTGCTAGAAAAGGGAAGGATCTCGGAATTGAGTTATTTGTATTAGATGATGGTTGGTTTGGTAAACGTGATGATGATAACACATCTCTTGGAGACTGGTTTGTGGATCAAAATAAACTCCCGAATGGCCTTGAGTCGTTAGTAGAAAATGTCCGCAACATGGATATGCAATTTGGACTTTGGTTTGAACCGGAAATGGTTTCGGAAAACAGTGATTTATTTAGGGAACATCCTGATTGGTGCATTCATGTTCCAGACCGACTTAAGTCAAAAGGAAGAAATCAATTAATTTTAGATTACTCTAGAAAAGAAGTATGTGACGAAATTATCGACCGAGTGTCAGCGATTCTTGCAAGTGCACCAATTACGTATGTGAAGTGGGATATGAACCGCCATATGACTGAAGCTGGTTCAGCCGCTCTACCAGCAGAGCGCCAAAGAGAAGTCGCTCACAGATATGTACTCGGGGTATACCGAGTTATGGAGGAGATTACGTCGAGGTTTCCTCACATTCTATTTGAAAGCTGCTCGGGTGGCGGTGGCCGCTTTGATCCAGGAATGCTTTACTATATGCCTCAGACATGGACGAGTGATAATACGGACGCGATTTCTCGCTTGAAAATTCAATATGGAACAAGTCTAGTTTATCCAATCAGTTCAATGGGGGCTCATGTATCAGATGTACCGAATCACCAAGTAAACCGAGTCACATCTGTTGAAATCCGCGGGCATGTTGCAATGTCTGGCAACCTTGGGTATGAACTTGACTTAACAAAAATGACAGAAGAGGATCAACGAGAAGTTATCAATCAAGTCAATTACTACAAAGAAATCAGACCTCTTATTCAATTTGGGGACTTTTACCGACTGCTCAGTCCGTTTGAAGGAAATGAGACAGCATGGATGTTTGTATCTGAGGACAAATCTGAAGCTGTTTTTGCTCACTTTAAGGTATTAGATGAGGGGAATTCTCCTTTCCTATCAGCTAAGCTACAAGGGCTAGATCCAGATAAAAAATATACAATTGCTGAACTTGACGAATCATATTACGGGGATGAACTAATGAATGTCGGCATAAATATTCCGAAAGTCAGAGGAGATTTTACGAGTGTTATGTGGAGATTGAAAGCTGAGTGA
- a CDS encoding MFS transporter, whose translation MTTEKVVKSKPKQNPAWLQEYIDSPEKQKQLYKKTLRIVILSQIFGGAGLAAGITVGALLAQDMLGTESAAGIPVALLTLGSAGAALLVGRLSQRFGRRAGLATGFLTGGLGAIGVIIAALLNSVFLLFASLLIYGAGTASNLQARYAGTDLATAKQRATAVSMAMVSTTFGAVAGPNLVNVMGEFADSIGIPTLAGPFILGAAAFILAGLVLLIFLRPDPLIVSTAVASAQAEDGKVLEESTLESSTLNKRGIVVGATVMVLTQFVMAAIMTMTPIHMGHHGHGLREVGLVIGFHIGAMYFPSVVTGLLVDKVGRTTMAIAAGATLLASGLLAAFAPADSMILLICALVLLGVGWNFGLISGTALIIDATHPSIRAKTQGSVDVLLALSGASGGVLSGIVVAHSSYAALSLSGAILSLLLIPVITWSRKAQSKVLV comes from the coding sequence ATGACCACTGAAAAAGTAGTTAAAAGCAAGCCAAAACAGAATCCTGCTTGGCTTCAAGAATATATTGATTCACCAGAAAAGCAAAAACAGCTTTATAAAAAAACATTAAGAATAGTGATCCTTTCACAAATCTTTGGAGGGGCAGGACTAGCAGCCGGTATAACGGTAGGCGCACTTCTAGCTCAAGATATGCTGGGGACAGAAAGTGCTGCAGGGATTCCAGTTGCCTTACTCACTTTAGGTTCTGCAGGGGCCGCACTTCTTGTAGGCCGGCTTTCACAGCGTTTCGGCCGCAGAGCAGGACTTGCAACCGGTTTTCTTACTGGCGGATTGGGTGCGATCGGTGTAATAATCGCTGCCTTACTTAACAGTGTCTTCCTTTTATTCGCTTCCCTACTTATCTATGGAGCTGGTACAGCCTCAAATCTGCAAGCACGTTACGCGGGTACAGATCTGGCGACAGCTAAACAGCGGGCAACTGCTGTCAGCATGGCCATGGTTTCGACTACCTTTGGTGCTGTTGCGGGTCCTAACTTGGTCAATGTGATGGGAGAATTTGCAGATTCTATTGGTATTCCCACTCTGGCTGGTCCCTTTATCTTAGGGGCTGCTGCGTTTATTCTTGCCGGATTGGTTCTTCTAATTTTTCTTCGTCCAGACCCATTGATCGTATCTACAGCCGTAGCAAGTGCCCAGGCGGAAGACGGTAAAGTCTTAGAAGAATCAACTTTGGAAAGCTCTACATTAAACAAAAGGGGAATTGTCGTTGGTGCTACCGTTATGGTTTTGACTCAATTTGTCATGGCAGCCATTATGACCATGACACCAATCCATATGGGACACCATGGCCATGGTTTGAGGGAAGTCGGGCTGGTCATAGGTTTTCACATAGGCGCCATGTATTTCCCTTCAGTTGTTACAGGCCTGCTGGTAGATAAAGTCGGCCGTACTACGATGGCTATTGCTGCTGGTGCCACACTTCTCGCTTCTGGTCTTCTAGCGGCTTTTGCTCCGGCAGACTCAATGATATTGCTTATCTGTGCGCTTGTATTGTTAGGTGTTGGTTGGAACTTTGGCTTAATTAGTGGAACGGCACTCATTATTGATGCAACACATCCATCCATTCGTGCAAAAACTCAAGGATCGGTTGATGTCTTACTTGCATTATCAGGTGCCTCTGGCGGTGTGTTATCAGGAATTGTCGTCGCTCATTCAAGTTATGCAGCATTATCACTTTCTGGAGCTATCCTTTCATTGTTGCTTATTCCTGTCATTACTTGGTCACGTAAGGCTCAAAGTAAAGTGCTGGTTTAA